A portion of the Musa acuminata AAA Group cultivar baxijiao chromosome BXJ1-1, Cavendish_Baxijiao_AAA, whole genome shotgun sequence genome contains these proteins:
- the LOC135676624 gene encoding uncharacterized protein LOC135676624, producing the protein MPTARKCSSSSLSETSPFLPSSASIEMSSDAGESSSAARRTVFLGVDVGTGSARAGLFDEQGRLIGSASSPIQIWKEKDCIEQSSTDIWHAVCTAVKAACSLASVVPEEVVGLGFAATCSLVAVDSDGSPVSVSWTGDARRNIIVWMDHRAVNQAERINANNSPVLQYCGGSLSPEMQAPKLLWVKENLKESWSLIFRWMDLSDWLSFRATGDDTRSLCTTVCKWTYLGHAHMEVAREKDSHSMEACGWDDVFWEEIGLGDLVEGNHAKIGRSVAFPGHPLGSGLTPAAAKELGLLVGTPVGTALIDAHAGGVGTMESLPETESKDDVANEEAICHRMVLVCGTSTCHMAVSRNKLFIPGVWGPFWSAMVPEYWLTEGGQSATGALLDHIIENHVAAPLLANRAASQSISIYELLNKILESMMQERKVLFVSALTEDMHVLPDFHGNRSPVADPKSKGMVCGLTLETSEKQLALLYLATIQGIAYGTRHIVEHCNSHGHKIDTLLACGGLSKNPLYVQEHADIVGCRIILPRESETVLLGAAILGAVAAQKYSGVHDAMRALNAAGQVVHPSKDVKVKKYHDAKYQIFKSLYEQQLSHRSIMMQALQ; encoded by the exons ATGCCTACGGCGCGGAAGTGCTCGTCGTCTTCGCTATCCGAGACGTCGCCTTTCCTTCCGAGCTCCGCCTCCATCGAGATGTCCTCTGATGCCGGTGAGTCCTCCTCCGCTGCCCGTCGCACCGTCTTCCTCGGCGTCGACGTCGGCACCGGCAGCGCCCGGGCAG GTCTTTTCGATGAGCAAGGTAGGCTGATTGGCTCAGCTAGCAGCCCGATACAAATCTGGAAGGAAAAGGATTGCATTGAG CAATCCTCAACAGATATCTGGCATGCGGTGTGTACGGCAGTGAAAGCGGCATGCTCTCTGGCCAGTGTTGTCCCTGAAGAAGTAGTTGGTCTAGGATTTGCAGCAACTTGCTCTCTTG TTGCTGTTGATTCAGATGGATCTCCAGTTTCAGTTTCATGGACTGGTGATGCGCGAAGAAATATCATAGTGTGGATGGATCACAGGGCTGTAAATCAGGCTGAGCGAATTAATGCCAACAACTCACCTGTATTGCAGTATTGTGGTGGGTCTTTGTCACCTGAGATGCAGGCGCcaaag CTGTTGTGGGTAAAAGAGAATTTGAAAGAATCTTGGTCCTTGATATTTAGATGGATGGATTTAAGTGATTGGTTATCATTCAG AGCAACAGGAGATGACACTCGCAGTTTATGTACGACTGTCTGCAAGTGGACTTACCTTGGCCATGCACACATGGAAGTAGCTAGGGAGAAAGATTCACATAGTATGGAAGCATGTGGATGGGATGATGTTTTCTGGGAGGAAATTGGCTTGGGGGATCTTGTTGAAGGGAATCATGCAAAAATCG GTCGAAGTGTTGCTTTTCCTGGTCATCCTTTGGGTTCTGGTCTGACACCTGCTGCTGCAAAG GAGCTAGGCCTATTGGTTGGTACTCCTGTTGGAACAGCACTTATTGATGCTCATGCTGGTGGTGTTGGAACCATGGAGAGTTTGCCTGAAACAGAGTCTAAAGATGATG TTGCTAATGAGGAAGCAATATGCCACCGAATGGTCTTAGTTTGTGGAACTTCAACTTGCCACATGGCTGTTTCCAGAAACAAGTTGTTTATTCCGGGTGTATGGGGACCATTTTGGTCTG CAATGGTGCCCGAGTACTGGCTCACAGAAGGAGGTCAAAGTGCAACAGGTGCCCTTCTAGATCACATAATTGAGAACCATGTTGCTGCTCCTCTTCTTGCCAACCGTGCTGCTTCCCAAA GTATTTCCATATATGAATTGTTGAACAAGATTTTGGAGTCCATGATGCAAGAAAGAAAGGTTCTGTTTGTGTCTGCCCTGACAGAAGACATGCATGTTCTTCCTGATTTCCATGGTAACAG GTCACCAGTTGCTGACCCAAAATCCAAAGGAATGGTTTGTGGCTTAACCCTTGAGACAAGTGAAAAGCAATTGGCACTTCTATACCTTGCGACAATCCAGGGCATAGCGTATGGCACCCGTCACATTGTGGAGCACTGCAATTCTCATGGGCACAAG ATTGATACACTTCTTGCCTGTGGTGGACTTTCCAAAAACCCACTTTATGTTCAAGAACATGCAGATATTGTAG GATGTCGTATCATTCTTCCAAGAGAAAGCGAGACAGTGCTTTTAGGTGCTGCTATCCTAGGTGCTGTTGCTGCCCAGAAGTACTCTGGTGTCCATGATGCAATGAGAGCACTAAATGCAGCTGGACAG GTTGTACATCCATCTAAAGATGTAAAGGTGAAGAAGTATCACGACGCAAAGTATCAAATCTTTAAGTCCCTCTACGAGCAGCAGCTTTCTCATCGATCCATCATGATGCAAGCGTTGCAGTAG
- the LOC135676683 gene encoding uncharacterized protein LOC135676683, whose product MSVGGSFQQWEKDVFFSAAEEVQESADVMESIYRMWTRNARDGFDLEASYEFRRELQTALGTAKWQLEEFEKAVKLSHGDNSSDENAITRHRQFVSAIGNQISRVEKGLNDSLIEEGKPPLCWVQLDKEERDDLANFLSGVSRDSHEAKDVAHGNPDLMKSFTGTVTVNKDKRYVVEVAAKEPSEEKDDSLLVAPQQPFGQTSVLSSPDIGAWKIVIADEDMDKRSAEVRPDMPNHESGQTGSLRSVESTSKLQWFRNNLWKAKNEEPHFLRHGLSYYLDLKGVTRFAQGINGLTGRSRNCHSNSSQRLKRSHSQTFVGKVGRFQRPTDGPQHCMRFMRSVWMTFLLTMSIVLIVPFVLYTA is encoded by the exons ATGTCGGTGGGTGGTAGCTTCCAACAGTGGGAGAAAGATGTGTTCTTTTCCGCCGCGGAGGAGGTCCAGGAATCGGCCGACGT GATGGAATCTATTTATAGAATGTGGACACGGAACGCCAGGGATGGATTTGATTTAGAAGCTTCGTATGAATTCCGTAGGGAGCTTCAAACTGCTCTAGGCACTGCGAAGTGGCAG TTGGAGGAGTTTGAGAAGGCTGTCAAATTGAGTCATGGAGATAATTCGTCGGACGAGAATGCAATCACTAGGCACAGGCAATTTGTTTCTGCAATTGGAAACCAAATTTCACGTGTCGAGAAGGGATTGAATGATTCATTGATTGAAGAAGGGAAGCCACCGCTGTGCTGGGTCCAATTAGACAAGGAAGAACGAGATGACCTGGCAAATTTTCTCTCTGGCGTGTCACGAGATAGTCACGAAGCAAAAGATGTTGCTCATGGTAACCCTGATCTTATGAAGAGTTTTACGGGTACAGTTACAGTAAATAAGGATAAGAGATATGTTGTGGAAGTCGCAGCAAAAGAACCTTCTGAAGAGAAAGATGATTCATTGCTTGTTGCACCACAACAGCCTTTTGGGCAAACAAGTGTATTGAGCTCACCAGATATTGGTGCTTGGAAAATTGTAATTGCTGATGAGGATATGGATAAAAGATCAGCTGAAGTTAGACCTGATATGCCAAATCATGAATCTGGTCAAACTGGTTCTTTGAGGAGTGTTGAATCCACATCAAAGTTGCAATGGTTTAGGAACAATCTGTGGAAGGCCAAGAACGAGGAGCCTCACTTTTTGAGGCATGGATTGTCATATTACCTTGACTTGAAGGGAGTAACTCGGTTTGCTCAG GGAATTAATGGGTTGACTGGAAGAAGCAGAAATTGTCACAGTAATAGCAGCCAACGGTTAAAACGTTCACATTCTCAAACTTTTGTTGGAAAAGTTGGCAGATTCCAAAGGCCTACAGACGGACCACAACACTGTATGCGTTTTATGCGCTCTGTATGGATGACTTTCTTGCTCACGATGAGTATTGTATTAATTG TACCATTTGTTCTCTACACTGCTTAA
- the LOC135676542 gene encoding CBL-interacting serine/threonine-protein kinase 21-like isoform X2 has product MGYPTTIGKYHLKRTIGEGTFAKVKLGVDRETNANVAVKIIDKAMVVQNKLMYQVKREISAMKLLNHPNIVKIYEVIATKTKIYLVMEYVAGGQLSDKLEYLKKLDEREARKYFQQLIDAVDYCHSRGVYHRDLKPENLLLDSKGNLKVSDFGLSVLRKPGDLLSTACGSPSYVAPEVIIHKSYDGAAADLWSCGVIIFELLAGHLPFEDRSLMNLYRKISRAEYTCPDWFSDSQKQLISRILDPSPLKRATLSEIIGHEWFRLDCRPCLGHDNDENDSLHSSGEATQEVAGKPWRCINAFRLIAMSNDLDLSGLFQEQKTKLGSEHPIDETFAKIEVAAKDVKLSVKRINSSRVRLHDSRRITRSRSHCTLSAEVVEVTPNHCVVEVSKSAGDLGTYKEFCQSLSSLLKDNSRSSSQEETLGDGGDDDSDLTLSDVTTKVVQSFSGISLVPGS; this is encoded by the exons ATGGGATATCCGACGACGATCGGGAAGTATCATCTGAAGCGCACCATCGGCGAGGGGACCTTCGCCAAGGTCAAGCTGGGCGTCGACAGGGAGACCAACGCCAACGTCGCCGTTAAGATCATCGACAAGGCGATGGTGGTGCAGAACAAGCTTATGTATCAG GTGAAGAGAGAGATCAGCGCGATGAAGCTTCTGAATCACCCCAACATAGTTAAGATATATGAG GTGATCGCGACGAAGACCAAGATTTATCTGGTGATGGAGTACGTCGCAGGAGGCCAACTCTCCGACAAGCTG GAGTATCTCAAGAAGTTGGATGAGAGAGAGGCCAGGAAGTACTTCCAGCAGTTGATCGATGCTGTGGATTACTGCCATAGCAGAGGAGTCTACCACAGAGATCTCAAG CCAGAGAACTTGCTGTTGGATAGCAAGGGGAATTTAAAGGTATCAGATTTCGGGCTCAGTGTGCTGAGAAAG CCTGGAGACTTACTATCAACTGCCTGTGGGTCACCAAGCTATGTGGCTCCTGAG GTGATCATCCACAAGAGCTACGACGGCGCCGCCGCTGACTTGTGGTCTTGTGGTGTCATCATCTTTGAACTACTCGCCGGCCATTTGCCCTTTGAAGATCGCAGCCTCATGAACTTGTACAGAAAG ATATCCAGAGCAGAATACACATGTCCAGATTGGTTCAGCGATTCTCAGAAGCAGCTCATTTCCAGAATATTAGATCCATCACCGTTAAAG CGGGCTACGCTATCAGAGATCATTGGGCACGAGTGGTTTCGGTTGGATTGCAGACCTTGTTTGGGACATGACAACGATGAGAACGATTCACTTCACAGCTCGGGT GAGGCAACTCAGGAGGTCGCAGGAAAGCCTTGGAGATGCATCAACGCCTTCCGACTCATAGCCATGTCCAACGATCTCGATCTGTCTGGTCTTTTCCAGGAGCAG AAAACAAAGCTTGGATCAGAGCACCCTATCGACGAAACGTTCGCGAAAATTGAGGTCGCCGCCAAGGATGTCAAGCTCTCTGTCAAAAGGATAAACAGCTCCAGG GTGAGACTTCATGACAGCAGAAGAATAACAAGAAGCAGATCACACTGCACCTTATCAGCAGAG GTGGTGGAGGTAACACCCAACCATTGTGTTGTCGAGGTATCCAAATCTGCAGGGGATTTAGGAACATACAAGGAG TTCTGCCAAAGCCTGTCAAGTTTGCTCAAGGACAACTCTCGTAGTTCATCACAAGAAGAGACATTGggagatggtggagatgatgacagtGATCTTACA CTATCTGATGTAACAACAAAAGTGGTGCAAAGCTTCAGTGGCATTTCTCTAGTCCCCGGAAGCTGA
- the LOC135676542 gene encoding CBL-interacting serine/threonine-protein kinase 21-like isoform X1, with the protein MGYPTTIGKYHLKRTIGEGTFAKVKLGVDRETNANVAVKIIDKAMVVQNKLMYQVKREISAMKLLNHPNIVKIYEVIATKTKIYLVMEYVAGGQLSDKLEYLKKLDEREARKYFQQLIDAVDYCHSRGVYHRDLKPENLLLDSKGNLKVSDFGLSVLRKPGDLLSTACGSPSYVAPEVIIHKSYDGAAADLWSCGVIIFELLAGHLPFEDRSLMNLYRKISRAEYTCPDWFSDSQKQLISRILDPSPLKRATLSEIIGHEWFRLDCRPCLGHDNDENDSLHSSGVGNQYDLMVLLLLLSCMKALPTHSSLNLLQEATQEVAGKPWRCINAFRLIAMSNDLDLSGLFQEQKTKLGSEHPIDETFAKIEVAAKDVKLSVKRINSSRVRLHDSRRITRSRSHCTLSAEVVEVTPNHCVVEVSKSAGDLGTYKEFCQSLSSLLKDNSRSSSQEETLGDGGDDDSDLTLSDVTTKVVQSFSGISLVPGS; encoded by the exons ATGGGATATCCGACGACGATCGGGAAGTATCATCTGAAGCGCACCATCGGCGAGGGGACCTTCGCCAAGGTCAAGCTGGGCGTCGACAGGGAGACCAACGCCAACGTCGCCGTTAAGATCATCGACAAGGCGATGGTGGTGCAGAACAAGCTTATGTATCAG GTGAAGAGAGAGATCAGCGCGATGAAGCTTCTGAATCACCCCAACATAGTTAAGATATATGAG GTGATCGCGACGAAGACCAAGATTTATCTGGTGATGGAGTACGTCGCAGGAGGCCAACTCTCCGACAAGCTG GAGTATCTCAAGAAGTTGGATGAGAGAGAGGCCAGGAAGTACTTCCAGCAGTTGATCGATGCTGTGGATTACTGCCATAGCAGAGGAGTCTACCACAGAGATCTCAAG CCAGAGAACTTGCTGTTGGATAGCAAGGGGAATTTAAAGGTATCAGATTTCGGGCTCAGTGTGCTGAGAAAG CCTGGAGACTTACTATCAACTGCCTGTGGGTCACCAAGCTATGTGGCTCCTGAG GTGATCATCCACAAGAGCTACGACGGCGCCGCCGCTGACTTGTGGTCTTGTGGTGTCATCATCTTTGAACTACTCGCCGGCCATTTGCCCTTTGAAGATCGCAGCCTCATGAACTTGTACAGAAAG ATATCCAGAGCAGAATACACATGTCCAGATTGGTTCAGCGATTCTCAGAAGCAGCTCATTTCCAGAATATTAGATCCATCACCGTTAAAG CGGGCTACGCTATCAGAGATCATTGGGCACGAGTGGTTTCGGTTGGATTGCAGACCTTGTTTGGGACATGACAACGATGAGAACGATTCACTTCACAGCTCGGGTGTAGGAAATCAATATGATCTCATGGTTTTACTTCTTCTTCTTTCATGTATGAAGGCTTTGCCAACTCACTCGAGCCTGAACTTGCTGCAGGAGGCAACTCAGGAGGTCGCAGGAAAGCCTTGGAGATGCATCAACGCCTTCCGACTCATAGCCATGTCCAACGATCTCGATCTGTCTGGTCTTTTCCAGGAGCAG AAAACAAAGCTTGGATCAGAGCACCCTATCGACGAAACGTTCGCGAAAATTGAGGTCGCCGCCAAGGATGTCAAGCTCTCTGTCAAAAGGATAAACAGCTCCAGG GTGAGACTTCATGACAGCAGAAGAATAACAAGAAGCAGATCACACTGCACCTTATCAGCAGAG GTGGTGGAGGTAACACCCAACCATTGTGTTGTCGAGGTATCCAAATCTGCAGGGGATTTAGGAACATACAAGGAG TTCTGCCAAAGCCTGTCAAGTTTGCTCAAGGACAACTCTCGTAGTTCATCACAAGAAGAGACATTGggagatggtggagatgatgacagtGATCTTACA CTATCTGATGTAACAACAAAAGTGGTGCAAAGCTTCAGTGGCATTTCTCTAGTCCCCGGAAGCTGA